A part of Acidobacteriota bacterium genomic DNA contains:
- the coaBC gene encoding bifunctional phosphopantothenoylcysteine decarboxylase/phosphopantothenate--cysteine ligase CoaBC — protein sequence MAFVALGVTGGIGAYKSVEVARLLQKRGHRVQAILTRSARKFVGPLTFEAITREPVITNQFAPGANAAIEHIALASAADLLLVAPATAHTLARFATGLADDFLSAFFLATRAPVVVAPAMNTNMWQHPAVRANVETLQARGVRFVEPGEGYLACGWIGQGRLAEPQDIVAAVDRVLATRRSLEGRRVLVTAGPTVEDLDPVRFIGNRSSGRMGIALAKAAQERGAEVVLVAGPTAMALPEAGEVVRVRSAHEMHEAVMARAGAVDAVIMAAAVADFTPVTPSTSKIEKTDTLTIELRGTPDILADVSRQRGDARRPVLVGFAAQTGDPVEAARRKLLSKRVDLIVANDVTAPGSGFEVETNQVTLVAPDHIEALPLMSKMDVARALMDRLERLLAGSPAAVLTR from the coding sequence ATGGCCTTCGTCGCGCTGGGCGTCACCGGCGGCATCGGCGCGTACAAGTCGGTCGAGGTCGCGCGGCTGCTGCAGAAGCGCGGACATCGCGTGCAGGCGATCCTCACGCGCTCGGCGCGGAAGTTCGTCGGTCCGCTGACGTTCGAAGCCATCACGCGCGAGCCGGTGATCACCAATCAGTTCGCGCCGGGCGCGAACGCGGCGATCGAACACATCGCGCTGGCGTCGGCCGCCGACCTGCTGCTCGTCGCCCCCGCCACGGCGCACACCCTCGCCCGGTTCGCGACCGGCCTGGCCGACGACTTCCTGTCGGCGTTCTTTCTCGCCACCCGCGCGCCTGTCGTCGTGGCCCCGGCGATGAACACGAACATGTGGCAGCACCCGGCCGTGCGAGCCAACGTCGAGACCTTGCAGGCGCGCGGCGTGCGGTTCGTCGAGCCCGGCGAGGGCTACCTGGCGTGCGGCTGGATCGGCCAAGGCCGGCTGGCTGAGCCTCAGGACATCGTCGCCGCCGTGGACCGTGTGCTCGCGACGCGCCGATCCCTGGAAGGACGACGCGTGCTCGTCACGGCCGGCCCAACGGTCGAGGATCTCGACCCGGTGCGCTTCATCGGCAACCGGTCGAGCGGCCGGATGGGCATCGCGCTCGCGAAGGCGGCGCAGGAGCGCGGCGCCGAGGTCGTGCTCGTGGCCGGTCCGACGGCGATGGCTCTGCCGGAAGCCGGCGAGGTCGTTCGCGTGCGCAGCGCCCACGAGATGCACGAGGCCGTGATGGCGAGAGCCGGCGCCGTGGATGCCGTGATCATGGCAGCCGCCGTCGCCGATTTCACGCCCGTGACACCATCGACCTCGAAGATCGAGAAGACGGACACCCTCACGATCGAGTTGCGCGGGACGCCCGACATCCTGGCCGATGTGAGCCGCCAGCGCGGCGACGCCCGGCGGCCGGTTCTCGTCGGGTTCGCCGCGCAGACGGGCGACCCCGTCGAGGCGGCTCGTCGCAAGCTCCTCTCGAAGCGGGTCGATCTCATCGTCGCCAACGACGTGACGGCGCCTGGATCCGGATTCGAGGTCGAGACCAACCAGGTGACGCTCGTGGCGCCCGATCACATCGAGGCGCTGCCGTTGATGAGCAAGATGGACGTGGCCCGCGCTCTCATGGATCGTCTCGAGAGGCTGCTGGCTGGCTCGCCGGCTGCCGTGCTGACCCGATGA
- the gmk gene encoding guanylate kinase: protein MSNEPPAARGLLFVISAPSGTGKTTVVARLVERFPRLHRSRSYTSRAPRPGEVEGVDYNFVSRHAFEEMIRRDEFLEWADIFGNLYGTSRRDTEAALAAGNDLVLVIDVQGARQVRSRAAEAVAVFVLPPSYAVLTRRLRGRNQDSETAIECRLAAARAEVGAVDEYDYVVVNDDLERCVAEIDAIVTAERARRSRRIDVIRRIVQTFGVLEPPAPGTSEEQ, encoded by the coding sequence ATGTCGAATGAGCCGCCGGCCGCACGCGGGCTGCTGTTCGTCATCTCGGCGCCGTCCGGCACCGGGAAGACGACGGTGGTCGCCCGGCTGGTCGAGAGGTTTCCGCGGCTGCACCGGTCGCGCTCTTACACGTCGAGGGCGCCGCGCCCTGGAGAGGTCGAGGGCGTCGACTATAATTTCGTGAGCCGGCACGCGTTCGAGGAGATGATCCGCCGCGACGAGTTCCTCGAATGGGCGGACATCTTCGGGAATTTGTACGGCACGTCCCGGCGCGACACCGAAGCCGCGCTGGCGGCCGGCAACGACCTCGTGCTCGTCATCGACGTTCAGGGCGCCCGGCAGGTGCGGAGCCGGGCGGCCGAAGCGGTCGCCGTCTTCGTCCTGCCGCCGTCCTACGCAGTGCTCACGCGGCGCCTGCGCGGCCGGAATCAGGACTCGGAGACCGCGATCGAGTGCCGGCTCGCCGCGGCCCGGGCCGAAGTGGGCGCCGTCGACGAGTACGACTACGTCGTCGTCAACGACGATCTGGAGCGGTGCGTGGCCGAGATCGACGCCATCGTCACCGCGGAGCGCGCGCGGCGGTCGCGCCGGATCGACGTGATTCGCCGCATCGTGCAGACATTTGGCGTGCTGGAGCCGCCGGCCCCTGGCACGTCCGAGGAGCAGTGA
- a CDS encoding ATP-binding cassette domain-containing protein, protein MTSLLRLLRYARPYRGRTAIALLAMAVYAVGSAYTAWLIKDVLDSLNEGHVQAVALVGSQVVLAYFLKGVGSYGSTFLMADVGQRVVRDLRNALHRHILGQSAAFFSGRSSGQLVSLITNDVNQVQTTVSETLADLARESLAVVGFAGLLFVLDWRLALVVLVAAPLVVYPLVRLGQRVRRTTRRGQQDLEAVTHLAMESFAGHRIVKAFGAEGRESTRFAAATERLYHTSLRITASLAGLPPLMEFIGGIAAVGALWYGTSRVNEGSLTGGEFGAFLAAAFMMYQPVKKLSRVNASIQQAIAASERIFGMLDTHTEVHEKPGALVLPRMQRSVEFRDVGFAYGDRPDGFALQHASFVVRGGQVVALVGLSGAGKTTLVNLIPRFYDVIEGAILIDGIDIRDVTLASLRGQIALVTQETVLFDDTVAANIAYGRPEAPRAAVEAAARAAHAHEFIQQLPDGYEARIGERGQRLSGGQRQRLAIARAILKDCPLLILDEATSSLDAESELLVQDALANLMRSRTTFVIAHRLSTVRRADLILVIEGGFIVESGTHEKLVARDGGVYAKLHALQTFDDADRVVVSDVR, encoded by the coding sequence GTGACCTCGCTCCTCCGGCTGCTTCGTTACGCGCGGCCGTACCGGGGCCGGACGGCGATCGCGCTTCTCGCCATGGCGGTGTACGCGGTCGGCTCCGCCTACACGGCCTGGCTCATCAAGGACGTCCTCGACAGCCTGAACGAAGGCCACGTGCAGGCCGTCGCCCTCGTCGGCAGCCAGGTCGTGCTCGCGTACTTCCTCAAGGGCGTCGGCAGCTACGGCTCGACGTTTCTCATGGCGGACGTCGGCCAGCGCGTCGTGCGCGATCTCCGCAACGCGCTGCATCGCCACATCCTGGGCCAGTCGGCCGCGTTCTTCTCCGGCCGTTCGTCCGGCCAGCTCGTCTCGCTGATCACGAACGACGTCAACCAGGTGCAGACGACGGTCTCGGAGACGTTGGCGGACCTCGCGCGCGAGTCGCTGGCCGTCGTGGGGTTCGCCGGCTTGCTGTTCGTGCTCGACTGGCGACTGGCGCTCGTCGTGCTCGTCGCCGCGCCGCTCGTCGTCTATCCGCTCGTGCGTCTCGGGCAACGGGTCCGGCGAACGACACGGCGGGGGCAGCAGGATCTGGAAGCCGTGACGCACCTCGCGATGGAGAGCTTCGCCGGCCACCGCATCGTCAAGGCGTTCGGCGCGGAAGGGCGCGAGTCGACCCGCTTCGCCGCCGCGACCGAGCGGCTCTACCACACGAGCCTGCGGATCACGGCCTCGCTGGCCGGGCTTCCGCCGCTCATGGAGTTCATCGGCGGGATCGCGGCGGTCGGCGCGCTCTGGTACGGAACGAGCCGGGTGAACGAGGGCTCGCTCACCGGCGGGGAATTCGGGGCCTTTCTCGCGGCGGCGTTCATGATGTACCAGCCGGTCAAGAAGCTGAGCCGCGTGAACGCGAGCATCCAGCAGGCGATCGCGGCGTCCGAGCGCATCTTCGGGATGCTCGACACGCACACCGAGGTGCACGAGAAGCCGGGCGCGCTCGTGCTGCCGCGCATGCAGCGCAGCGTCGAGTTCCGCGACGTCGGGTTCGCGTACGGCGATCGCCCGGACGGGTTCGCGCTCCAGCACGCGTCGTTCGTCGTCCGCGGCGGCCAGGTCGTGGCGCTCGTCGGGCTGAGCGGTGCCGGCAAGACCACGCTCGTGAACCTGATTCCGAGGTTCTACGACGTGATCGAGGGCGCGATCCTCATCGACGGCATCGACATCCGCGACGTCACGCTGGCCTCGCTCCGCGGCCAGATTGCGCTCGTCACGCAGGAAACCGTGCTCTTCGACGACACGGTCGCCGCCAACATCGCGTACGGCCGGCCGGAGGCACCGCGCGCGGCCGTCGAAGCGGCGGCGCGCGCCGCCCACGCGCACGAGTTCATCCAGCAGCTTCCGGACGGCTACGAGGCACGGATCGGCGAGCGCGGGCAGCGGCTGTCTGGCGGACAGCGTCAGCGGCTCGCGATCGCGCGCGCGATCCTCAAGGATTGCCCGCTGCTGATCCTCGACGAAGCGACGTCCTCGCTCGACGCCGAGTCCGAGCTGCTCGTCCAGGACGCGCTCGCGAACCTGATGCGCAGCCGCACTACGTTCGTGATCGCGCACCGGCTGTCCACCGTTCGGCGCGCCGATCTCATCCTGGTGATCGAGGGCGGGTTCATCGTCGAATCCGGGACCCATGAGAAGCTGGTAGCGCGAGACGGCGGGGTCTACGCGAAGCTCCACGCGCTGCAGACCTTCGACGATGCGGACCGGGTGGTCGTGAGCGACGTGCGCTGA
- the priA gene encoding primosomal protein N', whose protein sequence is MRSSPQTDRVIAVAVPVPGLGLLSYRVPEDAAMPVKGARVEVPIGGRRVVGCVVDAAAAPPAEAALRDVRAVLDAGAFLPESIVDLALWVGEYYASGPGDALAVAMPPAARREGGRAFRTASIVTLHGDADGPLAGARQRQAIDILRQQPAGLSLAALARAGVTSATIRTLVRRGLASVRSEVVERDPFQAASAEDDGPWAIRADVDSNRRLTEEQAGALAELTAAADRRAFHVSVLHGVTGSGKTEIYVRLAAHLLAGGRRVLVLVPEIALTPALAGLFRTRFGPRVAIQHSGLSSGERHDQWHRIRRGDVDIVVGTRSAVFAPLDRLGAIVVDEEHEGSYKQDEVPRYHARDVAVVRARMERTLVVLGSATPSLESMANVRAGRYAIVRLTRRVLDRPLAAVRVVDMRREVARQGTMVTFSQALLDGLAARLARREQSLVLLNRRGFATVIFCRQCGASLECPHCSVNLTYHRAARRARCHYCNYGAAVPTNCGQCGGEFLEHSGFGTERLHADLQAQFPGTRIVRVDRDTIRRRGAVARVLRSVALGEVDILIGTQMIAKGHDFPAVTLVGVVSADVGLGLADFRASERTFQLLTQVVGRAGRGEIAGEAIVQTLYPEHYSVVAAAHQDYAAFLERELEFRRALEYPPAVSLINVVVKGRTLDAAMRDAADVANRTRQAGARVLGPAPAPVSKVKDEYRVQFFVKGTHRAAMRRAVQTALDARADLRRRVVVDVDPVSVL, encoded by the coding sequence GTGCGCTCCTCGCCGCAGACTGACCGCGTCATCGCGGTCGCGGTGCCGGTGCCGGGGCTCGGGCTGCTCAGCTATCGCGTGCCCGAGGACGCCGCCATGCCGGTCAAGGGCGCCAGGGTCGAGGTGCCGATCGGCGGCCGGCGGGTCGTCGGGTGCGTTGTCGATGCTGCCGCGGCGCCGCCCGCAGAAGCCGCGCTCCGCGACGTGCGCGCCGTGCTCGACGCCGGCGCATTCCTCCCCGAGTCCATCGTCGACCTCGCGCTGTGGGTCGGGGAGTACTACGCGTCCGGGCCCGGTGATGCGCTGGCCGTGGCGATGCCACCCGCGGCGCGGCGTGAGGGCGGCCGCGCGTTCCGCACGGCCTCCATCGTCACGCTCCACGGCGATGCCGACGGTCCGCTCGCCGGCGCGCGACAGCGTCAGGCGATCGACATCCTGCGGCAACAGCCGGCAGGACTATCACTGGCCGCGCTGGCACGCGCGGGTGTGACATCGGCGACGATTCGCACGCTCGTGCGTCGCGGGCTCGCGTCCGTCCGTTCCGAGGTCGTGGAACGCGACCCGTTCCAGGCCGCCTCAGCGGAAGACGACGGCCCGTGGGCCATTCGCGCGGACGTCGATTCCAACCGCCGGCTGACGGAGGAGCAGGCTGGCGCGCTCGCCGAGTTGACCGCCGCGGCCGATCGCCGCGCGTTCCACGTGTCGGTCCTCCACGGCGTGACGGGCAGCGGCAAGACCGAGATCTACGTCCGTCTCGCGGCCCACCTGCTCGCCGGCGGCCGCCGCGTGCTCGTGCTGGTGCCCGAGATTGCGCTGACCCCTGCGCTCGCCGGCCTCTTTCGCACGCGCTTCGGCCCGCGCGTCGCGATCCAGCACAGCGGGCTCTCCAGCGGCGAACGCCACGATCAGTGGCACCGGATCCGGCGCGGCGATGTCGACATCGTGGTCGGCACCCGGTCGGCCGTGTTCGCGCCGCTCGATCGGCTCGGCGCGATCGTCGTCGACGAGGAGCACGAAGGCTCGTACAAGCAGGACGAGGTGCCGCGCTATCACGCTCGCGACGTCGCCGTCGTCCGCGCCAGGATGGAGCGCACGCTCGTCGTGCTCGGCTCGGCGACGCCGTCGCTCGAGTCGATGGCCAACGTCCGCGCTGGACGGTACGCGATCGTGCGTCTGACGCGCCGCGTCCTGGACCGGCCGCTCGCGGCGGTCCGCGTGGTGGACATGCGCCGCGAGGTCGCCCGGCAGGGGACGATGGTCACGTTCAGCCAGGCGCTGTTGGACGGGCTCGCCGCCAGGTTGGCGCGGCGCGAGCAGTCGCTCGTGCTCTTGAACCGGCGCGGGTTCGCCACGGTGATCTTCTGCCGCCAGTGCGGCGCCTCGCTCGAGTGCCCGCACTGCAGCGTGAACCTCACGTATCACCGCGCCGCGCGCCGCGCGCGGTGCCACTACTGCAACTACGGCGCGGCCGTTCCGACAAACTGCGGGCAGTGCGGCGGCGAGTTCCTCGAGCACTCCGGGTTCGGCACGGAGCGTCTGCACGCCGACCTGCAGGCGCAGTTCCCGGGCACGCGCATCGTGCGCGTCGATCGGGACACGATTCGGCGCCGTGGCGCCGTCGCGCGCGTGCTGCGCTCGGTCGCGCTCGGCGAGGTCGACATCCTCATCGGCACGCAGATGATCGCCAAGGGGCACGACTTCCCGGCGGTCACGCTCGTCGGCGTCGTCTCGGCCGACGTCGGCCTCGGGCTCGCCGATTTCCGCGCGAGCGAGCGGACGTTTCAACTGCTCACGCAGGTGGTCGGCCGCGCCGGCCGCGGCGAGATCGCCGGCGAAGCCATCGTGCAGACGCTCTATCCGGAGCACTACAGCGTCGTCGCAGCGGCGCATCAGGACTACGCTGCGTTTCTGGAGCGTGAGCTCGAGTTCCGCCGGGCGCTCGAGTACCCGCCGGCGGTGTCGCTCATCAACGTGGTGGTCAAGGGGCGGACGCTCGACGCCGCGATGCGCGATGCGGCGGACGTGGCGAACCGCACGCGGCAGGCCGGCGCGCGGGTGCTCGGTCCGGCGCCCGCGCCCGTGTCGAAGGTGAAAGACGAGTACCGTGTGCAGTTCTTCGTGAAGGGCACCCACCGGGCCGCGATGCGACGGGCGGTCCAGACCGCTCTCGACGCGCGCGCCGATCTCCGCCGGCGCGTCGTCGTCGACGTCGATCCGGTCTCCGTGCTCTGA
- the galE gene encoding UDP-glucose 4-epimerase GalE → MSVVLVTGGAGYVGSHAVKLLVADGYQVVVYDDLSAGHEQAIERIADQYPARSVSFVQGDILDAGALDRAIAASRPEAVMHFAARLLVGESVREPFKYYRTNVGGTLNVLEAMARAAVSRFVFSSTCATFGEPLHETLDEEHPQRPINAYGQTKLAVEHALPHIERAAGIRWTALRYFNAAGADPDGYLGEDHQPEEHLIPRAIAAVHGGERLTVFGEDYPTPDGTCVRDYVHVTDLAEAHVAALRRLDAGEPSRAYNLGSGTGMSVLEVLKAVEKAAGRPVPHDHGPRRPGDPARLVAASDRAARELAWRPRFDLDEIVGTAWRWHATHPDGYATTSDATR, encoded by the coding sequence ATGAGTGTGGTCCTCGTCACGGGCGGCGCCGGATACGTCGGCAGCCATGCAGTGAAGCTCCTCGTCGCCGACGGCTATCAGGTCGTGGTGTACGACGACCTGTCGGCCGGCCACGAGCAGGCGATTGAACGCATCGCCGATCAATATCCAGCGCGATCCGTCTCGTTCGTCCAGGGCGACATCCTCGACGCCGGGGCGCTGGATCGCGCGATCGCCGCCTCGCGGCCCGAAGCGGTGATGCACTTCGCCGCCAGGCTGCTCGTCGGCGAGTCGGTGCGGGAGCCCTTCAAGTACTACCGGACGAACGTCGGCGGTACGCTCAACGTCCTCGAGGCCATGGCCCGGGCGGCCGTCTCGAGGTTCGTCTTCTCATCGACCTGCGCCACGTTTGGGGAGCCGCTGCACGAAACGCTCGACGAGGAGCACCCGCAGCGGCCCATCAACGCCTACGGCCAGACCAAGCTCGCCGTCGAGCACGCGCTGCCGCACATCGAGCGCGCGGCGGGCATCCGGTGGACCGCCCTGCGATACTTCAATGCCGCCGGCGCCGACCCCGATGGCTATCTTGGCGAGGATCACCAGCCGGAAGAGCACCTCATTCCGCGAGCCATTGCCGCCGTGCACGGCGGCGAGCGGCTCACCGTGTTCGGCGAGGACTACCCGACGCCGGACGGCACCTGCGTCCGTGACTACGTCCACGTGACCGACCTGGCGGAGGCCCACGTCGCCGCCCTCCGGCGCCTGGATGCGGGCGAGCCGTCCAGGGCCTACAATCTCGGCAGCGGAACGGGGATGTCCGTGCTCGAGGTGCTGAAGGCCGTCGAGAAGGCGGCGGGCCGGCCCGTCCCGCACGATCATGGGCCTCGGCGGCCGGGCGATCCGGCGCGGCTCGTCGCGGCGAGCGATCGGGCCGCGCGAGAGCTGGCGTGGCGCCCGAGGTTCGACCTCGACGAGATCGTCGGTACCGCCTGGCGCTGGCACGCGACACATCCCGATGGGTATGCGACGACGTCTGACGCGACGCGCTGA
- a CDS encoding uracil-DNA glycosylase, with protein MNDRHVLAEHLRWCADLGVAGFSRDRTWRERAEVETTTGHQEQDDDAGSSAGTGAPGATAADVDKALALKAVRDDLGDCTRCVLHRLGRRQVVFGTGNPGARLMFVGEAPGADEDIQGEPFVGRAGQLLTKIIEAIGLSRGDVYIANVIKCRPPGNRNPEPVEVATCQPFLFRQIDIVQPKVIVALGTFAAHTLLQTDAPISRLRGRMYDYRGGSKLIPTFHPAFLLRSPDRKRDVWEDMKQVRALLAAD; from the coding sequence ATGAACGATCGGCACGTGCTGGCAGAACATCTGCGCTGGTGCGCCGACCTCGGCGTGGCCGGGTTCTCACGCGATCGCACATGGCGCGAACGAGCGGAGGTCGAGACGACCACCGGTCATCAGGAGCAGGATGACGACGCCGGCTCGTCGGCTGGGACCGGTGCGCCTGGAGCGACGGCCGCGGACGTGGACAAGGCGCTCGCGCTGAAGGCCGTCCGCGACGATCTCGGCGACTGCACGCGCTGCGTGCTCCACCGGCTCGGCCGGCGGCAGGTCGTGTTCGGCACCGGCAATCCCGGCGCGCGGCTGATGTTCGTCGGCGAAGCGCCGGGAGCCGACGAAGACATCCAGGGCGAGCCGTTCGTCGGACGGGCCGGTCAACTGCTCACGAAGATCATCGAGGCGATCGGCCTGTCGCGCGGTGACGTGTACATCGCGAACGTCATCAAGTGCCGTCCGCCCGGCAATCGGAACCCCGAGCCGGTCGAGGTCGCGACCTGCCAGCCATTCCTGTTCCGGCAGATCGACATCGTGCAGCCCAAGGTCATCGTCGCGCTCGGCACGTTCGCGGCGCACACGCTGCTGCAGACCGACGCGCCGATCTCGCGGCTGCGAGGACGGATGTACGACTACCGCGGCGGCTCGAAGCTCATCCCGACGTTCCACCCGGCCTTCCTGCTGCGCAGCCCGGACAGGAAACGGGACGTCTGGGAGGACATGAAGCAGGTGCGTGCGCTCCTCGCCGCAGACTGA
- a CDS encoding YicC family protein, translated as MTGFAAVRRETPQDAVQVTIKSVNHRFLDALIKAPSALASIEPTLKALVQQKLARGRVELSVAAETSTPVERELVLDERLVERAAAAFERARSRGVAVGPLTASDVLRIPHAVEVRVRADAAGGVSAALTALLEAAVIEAVDALVRMREQEGAYLAADLAARLETLQTFVSQIASDAKVAQQHLELKLRERLAALPPDLTGDSSATAREIVRFVARSDIDEELVRMGSHFDHWRALVGADEPCGRKLDFLVQEMNRELNTIGSKVEGASATQTVVAAKAELERVREQVQNVE; from the coding sequence ATGACAGGGTTTGCAGCCGTGCGGCGCGAGACTCCACAGGACGCCGTGCAGGTGACGATCAAGTCGGTGAACCACCGATTCCTCGATGCCTTGATCAAGGCGCCGTCGGCGCTGGCGTCGATCGAGCCGACGTTGAAAGCCCTCGTCCAGCAGAAGCTGGCGCGCGGCCGGGTCGAGCTGAGCGTCGCGGCCGAGACGTCGACGCCGGTCGAGCGCGAGCTGGTGCTCGACGAGCGGCTCGTGGAGCGCGCTGCCGCGGCGTTCGAGCGTGCGCGGTCGCGCGGGGTAGCGGTCGGCCCGCTGACGGCGAGCGACGTGCTGCGGATTCCTCACGCCGTGGAGGTGCGCGTCCGGGCCGATGCCGCCGGGGGAGTCTCGGCCGCGCTCACTGCGCTCCTCGAGGCGGCCGTCATCGAAGCCGTCGACGCGCTCGTCAGGATGCGCGAGCAGGAGGGGGCGTACCTTGCGGCCGATCTCGCGGCGCGGCTCGAGACGCTCCAGACGTTCGTGAGCCAGATCGCGTCGGACGCCAAGGTGGCGCAGCAGCACCTGGAGCTGAAGCTGAGGGAGCGGCTCGCCGCGCTGCCTCCCGATCTGACCGGCGACAGCAGCGCGACCGCCCGCGAGATCGTCCGGTTCGTCGCGCGCTCCGACATCGACGAGGAGCTCGTCCGGATGGGGAGCCACTTCGATCATTGGCGCGCCCTCGTCGGCGCCGACGAGCCCTGCGGCCGCAAGCTGGATTTCCTCGTGCAGGAGATGAACCGCGAGCTCAACACGATCGGCTCCAAGGTCGAGGGCGCGTCCGCAACCCAGACGGTCGTCGCCGCCAAGGCGGAGCTGGAGCGCGTGCGCGAGCAGGTCCAGAATGTCGAATGA
- a CDS encoding DNA-directed RNA polymerase subunit omega, with the protein MESSRPTTRPRNSFEFVTVASARARQLLEGCVPKIEGSPKPARRALQEVAAGRVTKVEPPSPSA; encoded by the coding sequence ATGGAGAGTTCGCGTCCGACCACCCGTCCGAGGAATTCGTTCGAGTTCGTCACCGTGGCGTCCGCCCGTGCGCGGCAGTTGCTGGAAGGCTGCGTGCCGAAGATCGAAGGGTCGCCCAAGCCGGCCCGTCGCGCTCTCCAGGAAGTGGCCGCCGGCAGGGTGACGAAGGTCGAGCCTCCATCGCCGTCGGCGTAG
- a CDS encoding site-2 protease family protein produces MPDPFAWIPVRRRKFQHPYGRHLVFFLLTLFTTSFTPAWMALFAGLNPLPLFTWPVFLNGLWYSIPVLLILSAHEFGHYFACRHHDVDATLPYFLPAPLPLTGTFGAVIRIREAFPSKRALFDIGVAGPLGGFVVLVPLLYWGITMSHVGPAGDGGLTLGEPLLWKCLEWLHFGVLPDGQDVYVHPVGLAAWWGMLATALNLLPFGQLDGGHIMYASVGRRATLLSALTLGGVVALAFGSSSWVSMAVMMTVMAFIFGFRHPRIVDEHEPLDRRRQVVALLAAFVFVICFTPVPIEILQ; encoded by the coding sequence GTGCCCGACCCCTTCGCCTGGATTCCAGTGCGCCGGCGGAAGTTCCAGCACCCGTACGGCCGGCATCTCGTCTTCTTCCTGCTCACGCTGTTCACGACGTCGTTCACGCCCGCCTGGATGGCGCTGTTCGCCGGCCTCAACCCGTTGCCGCTGTTCACGTGGCCGGTCTTCCTCAACGGCCTCTGGTACTCCATCCCGGTCCTGCTGATCCTCAGCGCGCACGAGTTCGGGCACTACTTCGCGTGCCGGCATCACGACGTCGACGCGACGTTGCCCTACTTCCTGCCGGCCCCGCTGCCGTTGACGGGGACCTTCGGCGCCGTGATTCGGATTCGCGAGGCGTTCCCATCGAAGCGGGCGCTCTTCGACATCGGCGTCGCCGGGCCGCTCGGCGGCTTCGTCGTGCTGGTCCCGCTGCTCTATTGGGGCATCACGATGTCGCACGTCGGCCCGGCTGGCGACGGCGGCCTCACCCTCGGCGAACCGCTGCTCTGGAAGTGCCTCGAGTGGTTACATTTCGGGGTGCTGCCCGACGGTCAGGACGTGTACGTCCATCCCGTCGGGTTGGCCGCATGGTGGGGCATGCTCGCGACGGCGCTCAACCTGCTGCCGTTCGGTCAGCTCGACGGCGGTCACATCATGTACGCGAGCGTCGGCCGCCGGGCCACGCTCCTCTCGGCGCTGACGCTCGGCGGCGTGGTGGCGCTGGCCTTCGGTTCCTCGAGCTGGGTCTCGATGGCCGTGATGATGACGGTGATGGCCTTCATCTTCGGCTTCCGCCATCCACGCATCGTGGACGAGCACGAGCCGCTCGATCGCCGCCGGCAGGTGGTCGCGCTCCTCGCGGCGTTCGTCTTCGTCATCTGCTTCACGCCCGTCCCGATCGAGATACTCCAGTAG
- a CDS encoding integration host factor subunit beta, translating into MIKVDIVNEVSRLADITKVKAELAVDAVFDAMRASMMRGERIELRGFGVFQVKPRKRGIGRNPRTGKEVRIPPGRTIRFKPGKELQNIGGPPE; encoded by the coding sequence ATGATCAAGGTCGATATCGTCAACGAAGTGTCGCGGCTCGCCGACATCACCAAAGTCAAGGCTGAACTGGCGGTCGACGCGGTGTTCGACGCCATGCGCGCGTCCATGATGCGCGGCGAGCGGATCGAGCTGCGCGGCTTCGGCGTGTTCCAGGTCAAACCTCGCAAGCGCGGCATCGGCCGAAATCCACGGACCGGGAAGGAAGTGCGGATTCCCCCTGGACGGACGATCCGGTTCAAGCCGGGCAAGGAGCTCCAGAACATCGGCGGTCCACCGGAGTGA